In Hirundo rustica isolate bHirRus1 chromosome 4, bHirRus1.pri.v3, whole genome shotgun sequence, a genomic segment contains:
- the LOC120751923 gene encoding uncharacterized protein LOC120751923, with amino-acid sequence MQASHQCNARPTHHGRNSRGMQQGGDTTACCNNFRRSSGKSCQRSICKFSTKTVLQVWQTRAFQEGLPTNYKQCRFIRSLFGMRGKEASSCEEQCKWRNSVGKLQEERGSSTRDDTSDGDDSRASSARGTIIREQHSDALSRTICRIPSDPELLPPGAQCDLATSKVICFLDDNYAVIPTGVTGSSWKRQDFLIIGKDRSSVLGLVIYPSVISADRNDELTVLAKPHQPPLIIPPNTSIARAIALPPHAAEQVLPVLREQDPPSGIGGNTLCLQSEDAIVVSGPGGKTAIIRPFVVQRPITVWGRDILVQWGVRLEVDF; translated from the exons atgcaagcgagtcatcagtgcaatgccaggccaacccaccatggcagaaattctagaggcatgcagcaaggtggggacaccacagcatGTTGCAACAATTTTAGGAGatcaagtggaaaaagctgtcaaagaagcatttgcaaattttcaacaaagacagtgttacaagtgtggcaaACCAGGGCATTTCAAGAAGGACTGCCCACAAATTACAAACAATGCAGATTCATCAGATCGTTGTTCGGCATGCGGGGGAAGGAAGCGTCGTCCTGCGAGGAACAATGCAAGTGGAGGAACTCAGTCGGGAAACTCCAGGAGGAGCGCGGATCGTCAACGCGCGACGACACAAGTGATGGCGATGACTCAAGAGCAAGCTCCGCAAGGGGGACAATCATCAGGGAACAGCATTCTGACGCCCTCAGCAGGACAATTTGTAGGATCCCCAGCGATCCAGAGTTATTACCACCCGGGGCGCAATGCGATTTGGCAACTTCCAAAGTGATATGTTTTTTGGATGACAATTATGCAGTGATacccactggtgtcactggatcctcgtggaagaggcaggactttctaattataggtaaggacagaagcagtgttttgggacttgttatttacccttctgtcatttcagcagatcGCAATGATGAGTTGACAGTTTTAGCGAAGCCTCATCAGCCACCATTGATCATTCCCCCGAACACCTCAATTGCCAGGGCAATTGCATTGCCACcccatgctgcagaacaagtcTTGCCAGTGCTCCGGGAACAAGATCCTCCTTCAG GCATAGGGGGGAAcaccttgtgtctgcagagtgaaGATGCGATTGTTGTCTCGGGGCCAGGAGGTAAGACTGCAATCATTCGCCCATTTGTTGTGCAAAGACCCATCACAGTATGGGGAAGGGACATTTTAGTGCAATGGGGCGTGAGGttggaagtggatttttag